The window GCTGCGGGAGTCGCTGCGGGGGTTGCCGTACGAGCTCTTGCTGTGACCGGCGGTGCGGGCGTGCGGGGCGCGCCGGGGCGCGCGGGAATTCGAGGCGTGCTGTGACAAGGGTGAGAACTCTCCGTTCGGGTCCAAGCGGACCCGTTTCGGCCACGAGGCACGCTCGAGGCACTCCGGAGAACGGGGAACCACACGTGCCGAGCTTTCGCTGCTCGCGGCGGCGGGCGGCTCGCCCGCGTAAGACGTCGGCGACGAAATGCAGCCGACCTGAGCTGAGCTTATCAGCGCAACCACCCCGTCCCCGACCAGATCGGGGTGCCGCTGGTCACGGGGAGACCGGGAATGCGCATTTGTTCGCCCCGAGAGTGGGGGTGGGAGGGCGTCAACGAGGCATGCCGAACGTTACGGATGAGGCACCCGCAGCGCACCAGCCGCCCCACGAGTTGCAATTGGGATGCCTGGTTCACCCACCGGCGCGCTCGAAGATGTCGGCTCGCCGCGTCAGACGCCGCGGAAGGCGGGGGCGCGCTTCTCGGTGCGGGCGGTGCGGGCCTCGACGAGGTCCTCGCTGGACCAGCACCGGTCGAAGGCGGCGACGAGGTCGGGCTCGGGGACCGGGGCGGCGAGGGCGTTCAGGACCTGCTTGTTGTACGAGATCGTCAGGGGGGCGAGGGCGGCGAGCTCCTGCGCCCAGGCGACAGCGGCGTCGAGGTCGCCCTCCCGGTCGGCGAGGCCGTGGTCCAGAGCCTCGGTCGCCGTGAGCTGCTCGCACGCGAGGAGGAGGCGCCGGGCCGGGCCGCCGCCGGCGAGGTCGGCGATGCGGCGGATCGTCCACGGGTCGACGGCGAGGGCGAGCTTCGCGGTCGGGATCGCGAACACCGCAGCGGGGGCGACGACGCGGAGGTCGGCCGCGATCGCGAGCTGCGTGCCGCCGCCGATCGCCGGACCGTTGACCGCCGCGACGACGGGCACCGGCGCGTTCGTGACGGCCTGCAGCATCCCGTAGAGCGAGGCGCGGAAGTCGCCGGTGTAGACCTCGCCGAAGTCGGCGCCGGAGCAGAAGCTCGAGCCCGTGCCGGTGAGCACCAGCGCGCGGGCACCGGCGGCGACGGCGTCGGTCACCGCGGCCGTCAACCGGTCGCACACCTCGATGTTGAGGGCGTTCCGCTTGTCGGGGCGGTGAATGGTCACGACGGTGACCCGGTCGTGGGTCGTGCTCTCGATCAAGCGGGGCTCCTCGAAACTCACAGCCGGGGGCGTTCAGGTGTACGCGACCCGCACGGTCTTCACCGAGTCGCCGGTCCCGCTCGCGGAGCGGGTCCCGGAGTGCAGTCGGCCGGAGACCTTCATCGTCGCCCGTTGGTCTCCGAGACAGGACCACGGGACGTGGATGTCGACGCGGTCCCGGGTGTCGTCCCAGGTCGAGACGAACTCCGCGCACGTCCGCGCCGGCTTCTTGCCCGAGCGGTCCCGGGTCACCAGGTAGACCTGCTTGCCGCCCTTGGTGCGGGTGGTCGAGACGCGGAAGACCTGCTCCGACCGCGGGAAGGTCAGGGTGAACCCGACGGTGGCCGTGCGCAGCTTGAGGTCGCGCACGGACAGCCGCGCGGAGAACCCGTCGGCGTCGCTGACGTACCGCGCCCCCGTCAGGTCCACGAAGGCCGGGAGATGACTCTCCGAGCCCTCGGAGACCAGGACCGTGTCGGCGCCGGCGGACGAGGTGACGAGCAGCCCGACCGCCAGGCTGCCGGCGACGACCGGCAGCCCGAGCACGGCCGGCAGCGACCTGCTGGGCCGGGGGAGCGGCCGGGCGATGACCTCAGTCCTTGATCTCGCAGAGCACCGATCCGCTGGTCACGGTGGCGCCGACCTCGGCGGAGAGCCCGGTGACCGTGCCGGCCTTGTGCGCGTTGAGCGGCTGCTCCATCTTCATCGCCTCGAGGACGACGATGAGGTCGCCCTCGGCGACCGTCTGGCCCTCCTCGACGGCGACCTTGACGATCGTGCCCTGCATCGGCGAGGTGAGCGAGTCGCCCGACGCCGCGGCGCCGGCCTTCTTGCCCCCGGCCTTGCGGGCCTTCTTGGCCGGGCCTGCACCGGCGGCCGGGCCGGCCGCGGCGAGACCCGCGGGCAGCACGACCTCGAGGCGACGGCCGCCGACCTCGACGGTGACGCTCTGGCGCTCCTCGGCCTCGGGGGCCTCGGCGCCGGCGCCCGCGTACGGGGTCAGCTGGTTGTCGTACTCGGTCTCGATCCAGCGGGTGTGGACCGTGAACGCGTTGCCGTCGGTCGGCGCGAACGCCGGGTCGGAGACGACCGAGAGGTGGAACGGGATCACCGTCGGCATGCCGTCGACGACGAACTCGGACAGCGCCCGGCGCGAACGCTCCAGCGCCTGCTGCCGGGTCGCGCCGGTGACGATGAGCTTCGCGACCAGCGAGTCGAACATCCCGGGGATGGTCTCGCCGACCTCGTAGCCGGAGTCCAGGCGGATGCCCGGGCCGGACGGCGGCTTCCACGCGGTCAGGGTGCCGGGGGCCGGGAGGAAGTTGCGCCCGCCGTCCTCGGCGTTGATGCGGAACTCGATCGAGTGGCCGCGGATCTCGGGGTCGTCGTAGCCGAGCGCCTCGCCGTCCGCGATGCGGAACATCTCGCGGACGAGGTCGATGCCGGTGACCTCCTCGGACACGCAGTGCTCGACCTGCAGGCGGGTGTTGACCTCGAGGAAGGAGATCGTGCCGTCCTGGCCGACGAGGAACTCGCAGGTGCCGGCTCCGACGTAGCCCGCCTCCTTGAGGATGGCCTTCGAGGAGCGGTAGAGCTCATCGACCTGAGCCTGCGTCAGGTAGGGCGCGGGCGCCTCCTCCACCAGCTTCTGGTGGCGACGCTGCAGCGAGCAGTCACGGGTCGAGACGACGACGACGTTGCCGTGCGAGTCGGCGAGGCACTGGGTCTCGACGTGACGCGGACGGTCCAGGTAGCGCTCGACGAAGCACTCGCCGCGGCCGAAGGCGGCGACCGCCTCGCGGACCGCCGACTCGTAGAGCTCGGGGACCTCTTCGAGGGTGCGGGCGACCTTGAGGCCGCGACCGCCACCACCGAAGGCGGCCTTGATCGCGATCGGGAGGCCGTGCTCCTTCGCGAAGGCGACGACCTCGTCGGCGCCCGAGACCGGGTCCGGGGTGCCGGCGACCAGCGGGGCGCCCGCCTTCTGCGCGATGTGGCGCGCCTTGACCTTGTCGCCGAGGCCGACGATCGCGGACGGCGGCGGACCGATCCAGGTCAGCCCGGCGTCGATCACCGCCTGGGCGAAGTCGGCGTTCTCGGCGAGGAAGCCGTAGCCGGGGTGGACCGCGTCGGCGCCGGACTTGCGTGCGGCGTCGAGGATCTTGTCGATCACCAGGTAGCTGTCACCCGGGGTCGACCCCCCGAGGGCGAAGGCCTCGTCGGCCACCCGGACGTGCAACGCGTCCCGGTCGGGCTCGGCGTAGACCGCCACGCTCCCGATCCCGGCGTCCTTGCACGCACGTGCCACGCGCACAGCGATCTCGCCGCGGTTGGCGATCAGAACCTTCTGCACCGTCGTTCCTCCTCAGACCGGACGGAGTCTATTGAGCGCCCCGGGGACGTCCGCGCGACGGTCGGCGCTGACCGTCCGAACGACCGTGCGATTGAGCGTGTGAGCGGGCCTGCGAGTGCTTCTGCGCCGGAGTCCGAGGTCGACCTTCCCCGGAATCGTCGCTGTGACCCGTGCGGCCGGAGAGGCGGGCGAGGTCCGCCCGGACCTTGGCCTCGACGCGGTCGAGTTCCTCCAGGCTCTCCTCGATGTCGCGGCGGCGTGCCTCGAGGTCGACGCGCCGGGCGTCGAGTTGTTCGAGCAGGTAATGGAGCTGGCCGACCTCGCCGGGCTCGGCGTCGTACATGTCGATGATCGTGCGGATCTCGTCGAGCGACATGCCGAGCCGGCGGCCGCGGAGGATCAGCTTCAGGCGCACCCGGTCGCGGCTGCGGAAGACCCGCGAGGTGCCGCGGCGCTCGGGGGAGATCAGGCCGAGGTCCTCGTAGAAGCGGATCGTGCGCAACGTCACGTCGAACTCGGCCGCGAGTTCCGTGATCGTCCACTCCCGCCCGGGGGAGAGCTCTTGCGCCGCCTCACTCACGCCGCTTACGTTAACGTAAGCGTCAGCTGCTCCGCCAGCCCGAACTCCGTCCGCCTTTCCGGTGACCCGAGGTGATCCGCCCCATGTCCTTCGCCCTTTCCGAGGACCACGAGTCGTTCCGCAAGGTCGTCCGCGACTTCGCCGAGAAGGCGCTCGCGCCGAACATCGAGCGCTGGGAGGCCGAGGGCAAGGGCCTGCCCACCGAGGCCGTTCAGGGGATGGCCGAGCTCGGTCTGTTCGGGCTGACGGCCGAGGAGGAGTACGGGGGTGCCGGCGCCGATCTGACGACGCTCTGCGTCGCGATCGAGGAGATCGGCCGCGTCGACCAGTCGCTGGGGATCACGCTCGAGGCCGCGGTCGGGCTCGGCATCAACCCGATCGCGACGTACGGCACCGCCGAGCAGAAGGCGCAGTGGCTGCCCGACCTCGTCGCGGGTCGCGCGCTCGCGGGCTTCGGCCTGACCGAGCCGGAGGCCGGCTCCGACGCCGGCGGCACCCGGACGAAGGCCGTGCTCACCGACGGCGAGTGGGTCATCGACGGCTCCAAGGCCTTCATCACGAACTCCGGCCACGAGATGACCTCCGTCGTCACCGTGACCGCACGCACCGGCACGACGGCCGACGGCAACGCCGAGATCTCGGCGATCATGGTGCCGACGAACACGCCCGGCTTCACGGCCGAGCCGGCGTACCGGAAGCTCGGCTGGCACCTGTCGGACACGCATCCGCTGACCTACGACAACGTCCGCGTTCCCGAGGCCAACCTGCTCGGGGAGCGGGGCCGTGGCTTCGCCCAGTTCCTCAACATCCTCGACGACGGCCGCATCGCGATCTCCGCGCTCGCCGTCGGTCTCGCGCAGGCTTGTCTCGACCACTCGGTGGCCTACGCCCTGGAGCGCAAGGCGTTCGGCCAGCCGATCGGCAAGAAGCAGGGCGTCGCGTTCCAGCTCGCGGACCTGCAGGTCGCCGTCGAGGCCTCCCGGCTGCTCACCTACAAGGCCGCGTGGCTCAAGGACTCCGGCCGGCCGGTTCAGGAGGTCAAGCAGGCCGCCTCGATCGCGAAGCTCTACTCCAGCGAGGCCGCGGTCAGCGCCACCCGCACCGCCGCTCAGATCTTCGGGGGCTACGGCTTCATGGAGGAGTACCCGATCGCGCGCTTCTACCGGGACGCGAAGATCCTGGAGATCGGCGAGGGCACCTCCGAGGTCCAGCGCATCCTGATCAGCCGCGGCCTCGGCCTCCCGGTCGAGTAACCCGGCGCACCCGCCCGACCCGTTCGCTGCCGGCGAGATCGAAGGACCCGCATGACCGAGGACATGGCCAAGGCGGTCGCCGCCGCGCGTGAGGCGACGCTCGTCCCCGGCGCCTCCGCGCTGAAGAAGCTCGAGGCGCAGAACAAGCTGCACGTCCGCGCGCGGCTCGACCTGCTCTTCGACTCCGGGACGTTCGTCGAGGACGGCCAGCTCGCCAACGCCCTCGCGGTCGGCCTGCCCGCCGACGGCGTCGTCACCGGCCGCGGTCTGGTCGAGGGCCGGCCCGCGCTGGTCGTCGCCAACGACCCGGCGGTCAAGGCCGGTTCCTGGGGGGCCCGCACGGTCGAGAAGATCGTGCGGCTCACCGAGACCGCGCTGCGCGAGGAGCTGCCGGTCTTCTGGCTGATCGACTCCGCCGGTGCCCGCATCACCGACCAGGTCGAGATGTTCCCCGGTCGTCGCGGTGCCGGGCGGATCTTCCACAACCAGGTCGCGCTGTCCGGCCGCGTCCCGCAGATCTGTTGCCTGTTCGGCCCGTCGGCCGCGGGTGGTGCCTACATCCCGGCGTTCTGCGACCTCGTGATCATGGTCGACGGCAACGCCTCGATGTACCTCGGGTCGCCGCGCATGGCCGAGATGGTCGTCGGGGAGAAGGTCTCCCTGGAGGAGATGGGCGGCGCGCGGATGCACGTCTCCGTCTCCGGGTGCGGTGACCAGCTCGCGGTCGACGAC of the Sporichthya polymorpha DSM 43042 genome contains:
- a CDS encoding acyl-CoA dehydrogenase family protein codes for the protein MSFALSEDHESFRKVVRDFAEKALAPNIERWEAEGKGLPTEAVQGMAELGLFGLTAEEEYGGAGADLTTLCVAIEEIGRVDQSLGITLEAAVGLGINPIATYGTAEQKAQWLPDLVAGRALAGFGLTEPEAGSDAGGTRTKAVLTDGEWVIDGSKAFITNSGHEMTSVVTVTARTGTTADGNAEISAIMVPTNTPGFTAEPAYRKLGWHLSDTHPLTYDNVRVPEANLLGERGRGFAQFLNILDDGRIAISALAVGLAQACLDHSVAYALERKAFGQPIGKKQGVAFQLADLQVAVEASRLLTYKAAWLKDSGRPVQEVKQAASIAKLYSSEAAVSATRTAAQIFGGYGFMEEYPIARFYRDAKILEIGEGTSEVQRILISRGLGLPVE
- a CDS encoding enoyl-CoA hydratase → MIESTTHDRVTVVTIHRPDKRNALNIEVCDRLTAAVTDAVAAGARALVLTGTGSSFCSGADFGEVYTGDFRASLYGMLQAVTNAPVPVVAAVNGPAIGGGTQLAIAADLRVVAPAAVFAIPTAKLALAVDPWTIRRIADLAGGGPARRLLLACEQLTATEALDHGLADREGDLDAAVAWAQELAALAPLTISYNKQVLNALAAPVPEPDLVAAFDRCWSSEDLVEARTARTEKRAPAFRGV
- a CDS encoding acetyl/propionyl/methylcrotonyl-CoA carboxylase subunit alpha — protein: MQKVLIANRGEIAVRVARACKDAGIGSVAVYAEPDRDALHVRVADEAFALGGSTPGDSYLVIDKILDAARKSGADAVHPGYGFLAENADFAQAVIDAGLTWIGPPPSAIVGLGDKVKARHIAQKAGAPLVAGTPDPVSGADEVVAFAKEHGLPIAIKAAFGGGGRGLKVARTLEEVPELYESAVREAVAAFGRGECFVERYLDRPRHVETQCLADSHGNVVVVSTRDCSLQRRHQKLVEEAPAPYLTQAQVDELYRSSKAILKEAGYVGAGTCEFLVGQDGTISFLEVNTRLQVEHCVSEEVTGIDLVREMFRIADGEALGYDDPEIRGHSIEFRINAEDGGRNFLPAPGTLTAWKPPSGPGIRLDSGYEVGETIPGMFDSLVAKLIVTGATRQQALERSRRALSEFVVDGMPTVIPFHLSVVSDPAFAPTDGNAFTVHTRWIETEYDNQLTPYAGAGAEAPEAEERQSVTVEVGGRRLEVVLPAGLAAAGPAAGAGPAKKARKAGGKKAGAAASGDSLTSPMQGTIVKVAVEEGQTVAEGDLIVVLEAMKMEQPLNAHKAGTVTGLSAEVGATVTSGSVLCEIKD
- a CDS encoding MerR family transcriptional regulator, with protein sequence MSEAAQELSPGREWTITELAAEFDVTLRTIRFYEDLGLISPERRGTSRVFRSRDRVRLKLILRGRRLGMSLDEIRTIIDMYDAEPGEVGQLHYLLEQLDARRVDLEARRRDIEESLEELDRVEAKVRADLARLSGRTGHSDDSGEGRPRTPAQKHSQARSHAQSHGRSDGQRRPSRGRPRGAQ